From one Catenuloplanes nepalensis genomic stretch:
- a CDS encoding MFS transporter — MTAPTGKAGQTGQAGQTGQVAPSGQAEKAATPLWRNRDFALLWSGQVVSTTGARISATAMPLLVLALTGSPTDAGLVGAAATLPYLIGHLPAGPLVDRWNRRRILLVSQVTAALVLATVPIALWLGALTVAHLAVVAFVHGLCFVFFGLAEAAALPLIVPPAQLHTAIARNEVRTRGAALAGGPLGGLLFGIDRALPFVTEVLSYAAASIALIFLRRDLQEETAEPPEPLWRAALTGLRWIWRHPLVRAAILLVTASNLVFQAVILVLVVRAQAGGASAAETGLMLGIYSGGGMLGAFAAGWLHRFFTPRTVIIGVNWVWAALLPLFAVTDEPLWLGVIGAATAFVGPLWNVVIVGYFALLVPNQLQGRVTSASKTLSWGSMPVGSLTGGLLLSGLGARGTVLVLTGIMLATAVAATASPAVRGGGQSG, encoded by the coding sequence GTGACCGCGCCGACCGGAAAGGCCGGGCAGACCGGGCAGGCCGGGCAGACCGGGCAGGTCGCGCCGAGCGGGCAGGCTGAGAAAGCGGCGACGCCGCTGTGGCGGAATCGGGACTTCGCGCTGCTCTGGAGCGGGCAGGTCGTCTCCACGACGGGGGCGCGGATCAGTGCGACCGCGATGCCGCTGCTGGTCCTCGCGCTGACCGGTTCCCCCACGGACGCCGGCCTGGTCGGTGCCGCGGCCACGCTGCCGTACCTGATCGGTCACCTGCCGGCCGGGCCGCTCGTCGACCGGTGGAACCGCCGCCGGATCCTGCTGGTCAGCCAGGTGACCGCGGCCCTGGTGCTGGCCACCGTGCCGATCGCGCTGTGGCTGGGTGCGCTCACGGTCGCGCACCTCGCGGTCGTCGCGTTCGTGCACGGGCTGTGCTTCGTCTTCTTCGGCCTGGCCGAGGCGGCGGCGCTGCCGCTGATCGTGCCGCCGGCGCAGCTGCACACCGCGATCGCCCGCAACGAGGTACGCACCCGGGGCGCCGCGCTGGCCGGCGGCCCGCTCGGCGGCCTGCTCTTCGGGATCGACCGCGCTCTGCCGTTCGTGACCGAGGTGCTGTCGTACGCCGCCGCCTCGATCGCCCTGATCTTCCTGCGCCGCGATCTGCAGGAGGAGACGGCTGAGCCGCCGGAGCCGCTGTGGCGTGCCGCGCTGACCGGGCTGCGGTGGATCTGGCGGCACCCGCTGGTCCGGGCCGCGATCCTGCTGGTCACGGCCAGCAATCTGGTCTTCCAGGCGGTCATCCTGGTGCTCGTGGTCCGCGCGCAGGCCGGCGGCGCGAGCGCGGCGGAGACCGGCCTGATGCTCGGGATCTACTCCGGGGGCGGGATGCTCGGCGCGTTCGCGGCCGGGTGGCTGCACCGGTTCTTCACACCCCGGACGGTGATCATCGGTGTCAACTGGGTGTGGGCCGCGCTGCTGCCGCTGTTCGCGGTCACGGACGAGCCGCTGTGGCTGGGCGTGATCGGCGCCGCGACCGCGTTCGTCGGGCCGCTGTGGAACGTGGTCATCGTCGGCTACTTCGCGCTGCTGGTGCCGAACCAGTTGCAGGGCCGGGTGACCAGCGCGTCGAAGACGCTCTCCTGGGGCTCGATGCCGGTCGGGTCGCTGACCGGGGGCCTGCTGCTGAGCGGGCTCGGCGCGCGCGGCACCGTCCTGGTGCTGACCGGCATCATGCTGGCCACCGCGGTCGCGGCGACGGCCAGCCCGGCGGTGAGAGGCGGCGGCCAGTCGGGGTGA
- a CDS encoding S8 family serine peptidase, whose translation MGRLSRVWSAAGALVVAVAVLLPAGPGRAAAPDESRYLKYYEVRSPESLSALADRFLDDPGRADDIYHLNADRTQPDGGRVTGAGQELKAGWVLVLPWDATGDGIRYGVLPGSGASPSPSPGKPGPGCAAIASTGGGSDWAYVTLAPDEAWARGTGEGVLVGVVDSGVDGDLPALAGRVPQGADVTNGTSGGDVDCLGSGTGMAAIIAARADGSDGSISGVAPGATILPVRVVATSDVADPAVAATGIQVAVSAGATVIALGSYVDVSDDAVAAAITDAIDHDVVIVCPAPAGDEGAEAGPQRPGLLRVGGVGPDEQPAESYLPGGVDVTAPGIDVRTYAPGGAGPRAGSGTQYAVAFVAGTAALVRGALPDLTAEQVTRRIGSTASPGAQAPRDDATGFGMVNPRSAVMVTLAGEATPLSADGAPAAYRTAVLAVVLVVLVAAVWLLVWRVRRFMTA comes from the coding sequence GTGGGGCGGTTGTCGCGGGTGTGGAGTGCCGCAGGTGCGCTGGTCGTGGCGGTGGCGGTGCTGCTGCCGGCCGGGCCCGGGCGCGCGGCGGCGCCGGACGAGTCGCGGTACCTGAAGTACTACGAGGTGCGCTCGCCGGAGAGCCTGTCCGCGCTCGCGGACCGGTTCCTCGACGACCCGGGACGCGCCGACGACATCTACCACCTGAACGCGGACCGGACCCAGCCGGACGGCGGCCGGGTCACCGGCGCCGGGCAGGAGCTGAAGGCCGGCTGGGTGCTGGTGCTGCCGTGGGACGCGACCGGCGACGGCATCCGCTACGGCGTGCTCCCCGGCTCCGGCGCCTCCCCGTCGCCGTCACCGGGGAAGCCGGGGCCCGGCTGCGCCGCGATCGCCTCGACCGGCGGCGGCTCGGACTGGGCGTACGTGACGCTCGCGCCGGACGAGGCGTGGGCGCGCGGTACCGGCGAGGGCGTGCTGGTCGGCGTGGTCGACTCCGGCGTGGACGGCGACCTGCCGGCGCTGGCCGGGCGGGTGCCGCAGGGAGCGGACGTCACGAACGGCACCAGCGGCGGTGACGTCGACTGCCTCGGCTCCGGCACCGGCATGGCCGCGATCATCGCGGCGCGCGCGGACGGCTCCGACGGCTCGATCAGCGGCGTGGCGCCGGGCGCGACCATCCTGCCGGTACGGGTCGTCGCCACCTCGGACGTCGCGGACCCCGCGGTCGCGGCGACCGGCATCCAGGTCGCGGTCTCGGCCGGCGCGACCGTGATCGCGCTCGGCTCCTACGTGGACGTGTCGGACGACGCGGTGGCGGCCGCGATCACGGACGCGATCGACCACGACGTGGTGATCGTCTGCCCGGCGCCGGCCGGCGACGAGGGCGCGGAGGCCGGTCCGCAACGGCCCGGCCTGCTCCGGGTCGGCGGCGTCGGCCCGGACGAGCAGCCGGCCGAGTCGTACCTGCCCGGCGGCGTGGACGTGACCGCACCCGGCATCGACGTGCGGACGTACGCGCCGGGTGGTGCCGGGCCACGCGCCGGGAGCGGCACGCAGTACGCGGTGGCGTTCGTGGCCGGGACCGCCGCGCTGGTCCGGGGCGCGCTGCCGGACCTGACCGCGGAGCAGGTCACCCGGCGGATCGGCAGCACCGCGAGCCCGGGCGCGCAGGCCCCGCGGGACGACGCCACCGGCTTCGGCATGGTCAACCCCCGCTCGGCCGTGATGGTCACGTTGGCCGGCGAGGCGACGCCGCTGAGCGCGGACGGCGCGCCGGCCGCGTACCGGACCGCGGTGCTCGCCGTCGTCCTGGTCGTGCTGGTCGCGGCGGTGTGGCTGCTGGTCTGGCGGGTCCGCCGGTTCATGACCGCGTAA